One Buteo buteo chromosome 5, bButBut1.hap1.1, whole genome shotgun sequence DNA window includes the following coding sequences:
- the SCRN3 gene encoding secernin-3 produces the protein MFPRPPPRSCDTFVALPPAAAGGRVVFGKNSDRPADEVQEVVYCPAAAHPPGAALECTYIKIDQVEKTHAVVLSRPSWLWGAEMGANEHGVCIGNEAVWGREEICDDEALLGMDLVRLGLERADTAEKALAVIVDLLEKYGQGGNCMESHMVFTYHNSFLIADRKEAWVLETSGKYWAAEKVEGGVRNISNQLSITTKIDREHPELKEYAKSKGWWDGEKEFDFAATYSYVNTARMTTSRGRYCEGYKLLNKHKGSITSEIMMQILRDKESGINMEGGFMTTGSMVSVLPQQPNLPCIHYFTGTPDPARSVFKPFIFVPNITQLLKTSSPTFGHDDPVKKQPRFQNKPDRRHELYKKHESAAVVMETIEGQGKEMLKEIQELEKQKISEMESILQNACFDINQLVNLFSQCVEEELKIYS, from the exons ATGTTCCCCCGGCCGCCGCCACGCTCCTGCGACACCTTCGTGGCCCtgccgcccgccgcggcggggggtCGCGTCGTCTTCGGGAAGAACTCGGACCGGCCGGCGGACGAGGTGCAGGAGGTCGTCTACTGCCCGGCCGCCGCGCACCCGCCCGGCGCCGCGCTGGAG TGCACCTACATCAAGATTGATCAAGTGGAAAAGACCCACGCCGTGGTCCTGAGCCGTCCCTCCTGGCTCTGGGGGGCAGAGATGGGGGCCAACGAACACGGCGTGTGCATCGGGAACGAAGCGGTGTGGGGCAGAGAGGAGATCTGCGACGATGAAGCTCTCCTCGGCATGGACCTCGTAAG gCTTGGACTGGAGAGAGCGGACACAGCTGAAAAGGCTCTTGCTGTCATAGTTGATTTGCTAGAAAAATACGGACAGGGAGGAAACTGTATGGAGAGCCACATGGTATTTACATACCATAACAGTTTTCTGATAGCCGACAGAAAGGAAGCATGGGTGCTGGAGACATCAGGAAAATACTGGGCAGCAGAAAAAGTAGAAG GAGGTGTACGGAATATTTCCAACCAGCTCTCTATCACAACCAAGATTGACAGAGAACACCCAGAATTGAAGGAATATGCTAAAAGCAAGGGCTGGTGGGACGGGGAAAAGGAATTTGATTTTGCTGCCACATATTCTTATGTAAATACTGCCAGAATGACGACATCCAGAGGCCGATATTGTGAAGGCTATAAACTTCTGAACAAACACAAAg GTTCTATCACTTCTGAAATAATGATGCAAATTCTTCGTGACAAAGAGAGTGGCATTAATATGGAAGGTGGATTTATGACAACTGGAAGCATGGTGTCCGTATTGCCTCAGCAGCCTAATCTGCCATGTATTCACTACTTTACTGGAACTCCAGATCCTGCGAG gtCTGTATTCAAGCCTTTCATTTTTGTGCCCAATATTACTCAGTTATTAAAAACTAGCTCCCCTACATTTGGTCATGATGATCCAGTTAAGAAGCAACCACGTTTTCAGAATAAGCCAGATCGAAGACATGAGCTCTataaaaaacatgaaagtgCTGCTGTAGTTATGGAAACTATCGAG GGCCAAggtaaagaaatgctgaaagagATACAAGAGTTGGAGAAACAGAAGATAAGTGAAATGGAATCAATCCTGCAAAACGCATGTTTTGACATTAACCAACTGGTTAACCTTTTTTCACAGTGTGTAGAAGAAGAACTTAAAATATATAGCTAA